Proteins encoded by one window of Vigna radiata var. radiata cultivar VC1973A chromosome 5, Vradiata_ver6, whole genome shotgun sequence:
- the LOC106760638 gene encoding QWRF motif-containing protein 7: MDKPFHSCSCRNHLTVVPPSPRLVRSRSGNGSAAAATTTPERSSGRFSSSERFTMTGIQRSKSTSRTRTTNDNEGNNMNLKPTSNKQTNTRVQDKKHKDDSFGKFLQRGVSPDNNNNNNVGASKRSSSSVKSPSAWALSPGRWSLGSPIWPQPQTKTSFSVNNGVGGSVNKVLKYFKQKKVSPVQEEEYHQFRVLHNRLLQWRFINARANVSMANVKTMVEIQLFAVWVGIVKLRKIRTEKRVELRKVKDVMKLYKILNGQLYLLSEWAQLERRNQESVAKLTRKLSAFSNIIPLTYLKVDTESISDALNSAITVMENLEPLITKYHTKQVERILYQITELTTTLKEEEEYLQELLILLPIISTSLENEKSIGVHLIQTAMESNTTNYIHGIAY; encoded by the exons ATGGACAAACCTTTCCACAGTTGTTCTTGCCGGAACCACCTCACGGTGGTGCCACCATCACCTCGGCTCGTCCGGAGTCGAAGTGGCAATGGCTCTGCCGCCGCAGCTACAACTACTCCGGAGAGAAGTTCTGGTAGGTTCAGCTCTAGTGAAAGATTCACCATGACTGGTATACAACGTTCGAAGTCGACATcaagaacaagaacaaccaACGACAATGAAGGGAACAACATGAACCTAAAACCTACATCCAACAAGCAAACAAATACTAGGGTTCAAGACAAGAAACATAAAGATGACAGCTTTGGCAAGTTCTTGCAACGAGGTGTTAGCcctgataataataataataataacgtTGGAGCTTCAAAGAGGAGCTCATCATCAGTAAAATCTCCTTCGGCATGGGCGCTTTCGCCGGGAAGATGGTCATTGGGATCTCCGATATGGCCTCAACCACAGACTAAAACATCATTTAGTGTTAACAATGGTGTTGGTGGCAGTGTTAATAAGGTTTTGAAGTACTTCAAGCAAAAGAAAGTGTCACCGGTGCAAGAGGAAGAGTACCATCAGTTTAGGGTTTTGCATAATAGACTTTTGCAATGGAGGTTTATCAATGCCAGAGCAAACGTTTCCATGGCTAATGTCAAGACTATGGTCGAG ATACAATTGTTTGCAGTATGGGTTGGAATTGTGAAACTGAGAAAGATAAGAACAGAAAAAAGAGTTGAACTGCGAAAGGTGAAAGATGTGATGAAGCTTTATAAAATTCTGAATGGACAACTGTATCTTCTGAGTGAATGGGCTCAATTAGAGAGAAGAAATCAAGAATCTGTTGCCaaattgacaagaaaattgTCAGCATTCTCCAACATAATCCCTTTGACCTACCTTAAG GTAGACACAGAATCCATTTCTGATGCACTGAATTCAGCCATTACAGTAATGGAGAATTTGGAACCATTGATCACAAAATACCACacaaag CAGGTTGAAAGAATTCTTTATCAAATTACAGAACTAACCACAACCttaaaagaggaagaagagtaCTTACAAGAACTTCTCATCCTTCTTCCAATTATTTCTACTTCATTG GAGAATGAGAAAAGCATTGGAGTGCATCTTATTCAAACAGCAATGGAGTCCAATACCACAAACTATATCCATGGCATTGCTTATTGA
- the LOC106759892 gene encoding F-box protein At5g07670 — protein sequence MSFHSNSKTNPSFAPQPPLNPWLNSAAAAAVAEPLNPMVLAMHLSDPKSKTLIPNSTLILMDRTLLLSDEILIRIFQKLPDSQRNSNSLVCKRWMNLQGRLVRTLRVLDWNFVLSGRLTHRFPNLNHVDLVPGSFASPQDLANIVVSHKQVSLRVDSTWSVGNLLPSEAVDAGLRSLSGGCPNLRKLEVAGASEAGISTVGSECATLQELELQRCDDAVLRGVAACRNLQILKLVGSLKGFYDSVVSDIGLTILAQGCRRLVKLELVGCEGSFDGVKAIGQCCVMLEELVIVDHRMDDGWLAGLSFCENLKTLRIQSCKVIDRSPGLEEHLGCCEALERLHLQQCQLRDRNGVGALFSVCRNARDIVLQDCWGLDNSTLSLAIVCRRVKLFYVEGCSLLTTEGLESVIEHWKELECLRVESCKNIKDSDISPELATLFSTLKELKWRPDTKYLFPSDMGIGMGKKGGKFFKRT from the exons ATGTCGTTTCACTCCAACTCCAAAACCAACCCTAGTTTCGCTCCTCAGCCACCGTTAAATCCCTGGCTCAActccgccgccgccgccgccgtaGCTGAACCACTCAACCCTATGGTCCTCGCCATGCACCTCTCCGACCCCAAATCCAAAACCCTAATCCCCAATTCCACGCTGATACTAATGGACCGAACACTGCTGCTCTCCGACGAGATTCTCATCAGAATCTTCCAGAAGCTTCCTGATTCGCAGCGAAACTCGAATTCTCTCGTCTGCAAGCGCTGGATGAACCTCCAGGGTCGGTTGGTCCGAACCTTGCGGGTCCTCGACTGGAACTTCGTGCTCTCGGGTCGGTTAACCCACCGCTTCCCGAACCTCAACCACGTCGATTTGGTTCCGGGTTCGTTCGCTTCACCGCAAGACTTGGCCAACATTGTAGTGAGTCACAAGCAGGTTTCGCTGCGCGTGGATTCCACGTGGAGCGTGGGAAATCTGTTGCCTAGTGAGGCCGTTGACGCGGGTCTCAGATCGCTCTCGGGCGGCTGCCCCAATCTACGGAAGCTCGAGGTCGCCGGTGCTAGCGAGGCTGGGATTTCGACTGTCGGTTCTGAGTGCGCCACGCTGCAGGAGCTCGAGCTGCAGCGGTGCGACGACGCCGTCTTGCGCGGCGTTGCGGCGTGTCGGAATTTGCAGATTTTGAAATTGGTTGGGAGTTTGAAAGGGTTCTATGATTCCGTGGTTTCGGATATTGGGTTAACGATTCTGGCGCAGGGGTGTAGGAGGCTGGTGAAGTTGGAGCTTGTTGGGTGTGAGGGGAGTTTCGATGGGGTTAAGGCGATTGGGCAGTGCTGTGTGATGTTGGAGGAGTTGGTGATTGTTGATCATAGGATGGATGATGGGTGGCTCGCGGGGCTTTCGTTTTGCGAAAAtttgaagactttgaggatTCAGTCGTGTAAAGTGATTGATAGAAGTCCTGGATTGGAGGAGCATTTGGGGTGCTGTGAGGCCCTTGAAAGGTTGCATTTGCAGCAATGCCAGTTAAGGGATAGGAATGGCGTGGGAGCGTTGTTTTCGGTGTGTAGGAATGCTAGGGACATTGTTCTTCAGGATTGCTGGGGGTTGGATAATAGCACCTTGAGTTTGGCTATTGTTTGCAG GCGGGTGAAATTGTTTTACGTGGAAGGATGCTCGTTGCTTACAACAGAAGGTTTGGAGTCCGTAATTGAGCATTGGAAAGAGCTAGAGTGCCTTAGAGTAGAGtcatgtaaaaatataaaggatagTGATATCTCTCCTGAACTTGCAACCTTGTTTTCTACTCTGAAAGAGTTGAAATGGAGGCCAGATACAAAATACCTGTTCCCTTCTGATATGGGCATTGGCATGGGAAAGAAAGGTGGTAAATTTTTTAAGAGAACATGA